One Burkholderia sp. PAMC 26561 genomic window carries:
- a CDS encoding YadA family autotransporter adhesin, whose amino-acid sequence MVLGSGSDGSQDNVVSVGGTATGTQRKIVNVAAGTTTTDAVNYGQLNAAIASVGTGGSSLVTQTGTGDVMVASAVGGTHVDFAGTGNTTRELINISAGTKDSSAVALSQLKPVVAGLGGGASVNETTGAVTGPTYHVQNGTQSTVGDALTSLDTSLNDVKTQINTTTGAGLVMQKDNTDGDITIGANTGGNVINVSSNAHTRKITGVANGDLTSSSVDAVNGSQLYNAASGLATAIGGGAALNGDGTITQPSFIVDGKPVHNVGDAVSNLDGRVTNNTNSLTQLQTTVNNITNAGGVASPNAVSYDTSAHDVITLGKDGAGATLTNLKDATLSADSTDAVTGKQLFDTNNTVASLQDSIQNIASTGSTSIGINGTNGTNGANGVDGAPAAASASGNDAIAMGDNASASGDHAVVIGGGASGTADGVIAIGGNSNASGKDSIAIGNGATAPATNAVALGAGSVADRDNTVSMGSEGKERQITNVAAGTKGTDAVNLNQMNSAVGGVARKAYSGIAAATALTMIPDVDANKTLSIGIGGGTFQGYAATAIGGTARITQNIKVRVGAGWSAAGTTVGAGASYQW is encoded by the coding sequence GTGGTCCTGGGTAGCGGCAGCGATGGTTCGCAAGACAACGTTGTTTCCGTAGGCGGTACCGCTACGGGTACGCAACGCAAGATCGTCAACGTGGCAGCAGGTACGACCACGACGGATGCAGTCAACTACGGTCAGTTGAATGCAGCAATCGCATCGGTCGGCACGGGCGGTTCGAGTCTGGTTACGCAAACCGGTACGGGCGATGTCATGGTGGCCAGCGCGGTCGGCGGCACCCACGTGGACTTTGCAGGCACGGGCAATACGACGCGTGAGCTGATCAACATCTCCGCCGGTACGAAGGATTCGTCGGCAGTGGCGTTGAGCCAGTTGAAGCCGGTGGTTGCGGGCTTGGGCGGTGGTGCAAGCGTCAATGAAACGACGGGTGCTGTGACGGGTCCGACGTATCATGTCCAGAACGGTACGCAGTCCACTGTGGGCGACGCATTGACCTCGCTGGACACGAGCTTGAACGACGTGAAGACGCAGATCAACACGACGACAGGCGCAGGTCTGGTCATGCAGAAGGACAACACGGACGGTGACATCACCATTGGTGCAAACACTGGCGGTAACGTGATCAACGTGTCGAGCAATGCTCATACTCGCAAGATCACCGGTGTAGCCAACGGCGACTTGACCTCGTCGAGCGTCGACGCAGTCAACGGTTCGCAGCTGTACAACGCGGCGAGCGGTCTGGCTACGGCTATCGGCGGCGGCGCTGCGCTGAACGGCGACGGCACGATCACGCAGCCTTCGTTCATTGTTGATGGCAAGCCGGTTCACAATGTTGGCGACGCAGTATCGAATCTTGATGGCCGAGTCACCAACAACACGAACAGCCTGACGCAGTTGCAAACCACGGTGAATAACATCACCAATGCCGGCGGCGTGGCATCGCCGAATGCAGTGTCGTACGACACGTCTGCACACGACGTGATCACGCTGGGCAAGGACGGTGCAGGTGCCACCTTGACCAACCTGAAGGATGCAACGTTGTCGGCTGACAGCACCGACGCAGTAACGGGCAAGCAGTTGTTCGATACGAACAACACGGTTGCCTCCCTGCAGGATTCGATTCAGAACATCGCATCGACCGGTTCCACGAGTATCGGCATCAACGGTACGAATGGCACGAACGGTGCGAACGGCGTAGACGGAGCACCTGCTGCAGCTTCGGCCTCGGGCAACGACGCAATCGCCATGGGCGACAACGCATCGGCTTCCGGCGATCACGCAGTTGTGATTGGCGGTGGTGCAAGCGGTACGGCTGACGGCGTTATTGCCATCGGCGGTAACTCGAACGCCAGCGGCAAGGACTCGATTGCTATCGGTAACGGTGCTACGGCTCCGGCAACCAACGCTGTCGCACTGGGCGCAGGCTCGGTGGCGGATCGTGACAACACGGTCTCGATGGGTTCGGAAGGTAAGGAGCGTCAGATCACCAACGTGGCAGCTGGCACGAAGGGTACGGATGCAGTCAACCTGAACCAGATGAATTCGGCGGTGGGCGGTGTTGCTCGCAAGGCGTACAGCGGTATTGCGGCAGCCACTGCGCTGACCATGATCCCGGACGTCGACGCGAACAAGACGTTGTCGATCGGTATCGGCGGTGGCACGTTCCAGGGCTATGCAGCAACGGCTATCGGCGGCACGGCTCGTATCACGCAAAACATCAAGGTTCGCGTGGGTGCAGGCTGGAGCGCGGCAGGTACGACGGTTGGCGCAGGTGCTTCGTACCAGTGGTAA
- a CDS encoding MurR/RpiR family transcriptional regulator — translation MLLSQVEAMREQLRPSERKLADYVLEAPREVLDLAMTDFAVRAGVSQPTIARFCQALGFSGFREFKIRLAQSIASDVPAPAVFRDVRADEPAAGVAAKVLDRTIGALLQVRNSLSSDSVAAAIALLAEARRIEFYGAGGSGIAALDIQHKFFRLGVPSVAYSDPHTYTTSAALLGAGDVVVVISNTGRTRDILDAVKSALASGAKVIAITHGNSPLARMASVGLFANVDEDTDIFSPMTSRVSHLAIGDILAVGVALARGPEFAERLAEAKDVLDKRRVGN, via the coding sequence ATGTTGCTGTCCCAAGTCGAAGCAATGCGCGAGCAATTGCGCCCGTCCGAGCGAAAGCTCGCAGATTACGTTCTGGAGGCCCCGCGGGAAGTTCTCGATCTCGCAATGACCGACTTCGCTGTGCGCGCGGGCGTGAGCCAGCCGACGATTGCGCGGTTTTGCCAGGCGCTTGGATTTTCGGGATTCCGTGAGTTCAAGATCCGGCTGGCCCAAAGCATTGCCTCCGATGTCCCCGCCCCCGCTGTCTTCCGCGATGTCCGCGCCGACGAACCTGCCGCCGGTGTCGCGGCGAAAGTGCTGGACCGGACGATCGGGGCGCTGCTGCAGGTGCGCAACAGTTTGTCGTCGGATAGCGTCGCGGCGGCGATCGCATTGCTCGCAGAGGCACGACGTATCGAGTTTTACGGCGCGGGCGGATCGGGCATTGCCGCGCTCGATATCCAGCACAAGTTTTTTCGGCTGGGCGTGCCGAGCGTCGCGTATTCCGATCCGCATACATACACGACATCGGCGGCGCTATTAGGCGCGGGCGACGTGGTGGTGGTGATATCGAATACGGGCCGCACGCGTGACATTCTCGATGCAGTGAAATCAGCACTGGCGAGCGGTGCAAAGGTGATCGCGATCACGCATGGCAACTCGCCGCTGGCGCGCATGGCAAGCGTTGGGCTTTTTGCCAACGTCGACGAAGACACGGACATATTCTCGCCGATGACCTCGCGCGTATCGCACCTGGCGATCGGGGATATTTTGGCAGTGGGGGTCGCGCTCGCGCGCGGGCCGGAGTTTGCGGAACGGCTCGCTGAGGCTAAGGACGTGCTGGATAAACGACGCGTGGGAAATTGA